The proteins below come from a single Edaphobacter acidisoli genomic window:
- the lon gene encoding endopeptidase La produces MASDFVSVIKPNERNGDPGVEGESGQRPVPVLPVRDTVLFPHAVLPLTVGRDSSIQLIQSLGEEKTILVVAQRDARQDTPQPADLYAVGTRATVHKVVKMPNQSLFVFTEGNERVHLGEFSQLTPFMVADCETIIEPEPLKTPEMEALQRNVVSQFQTIVTSSPTLSDDLQTIAINIEEPGRLADFIASSLPFLTTLDKQELLETPDIAARLERINKHLAKELEVQQLRNKIQSEVQDSVQSSQRDYYLREQLKAIQKELGDQDDTQKDIAELKEKIEAAGMPEEVKKETLKELGRLSRMNPMAADYGLTRNYVEWLAVLPWSKTSSGEVDIKKAKETLDTDHYGLKKVKERILDYLSVRRLKPDMKGPILCFVGPPGVGKTSLGRSIAKALGRKFSRISLGGMHDEAELRGHRRTYIGALPGQIIQHLKRVEVKDPVFMLDEIDKLGRDFRGDPASALLEVLDPEQNNTFRDNYLDQPFDLSKVLFICTANQLDTIPGPLLDRMEIIELTGYTEEEKVNIAETYLIPRQIKENGVDPALIDFPRASIAVVARHYTRESGVRKLEQQIGTICRKVARRIAEGRTEKVLITPEVIKEFLGGVKVRVDTEIAERTKRPGVAVGLAWTPAGGDVLFIEANRMKGKGSFTITGQIGDVMKESMQAALTWVRSNAQELGLDEDFTKDIDLHIHVPAGAIPKDGPSAGVTMATALVSLLTDTPVHPLTAMTGEITLSGNVLPVGGIKEKFLAAKRVGVRDVIMPTECRQQVEEDLTPDQIEGVTIHYASRIEDVLAVALPKSPREKVEDEVVREEVLHAGV; encoded by the coding sequence ATGGCAAGCGATTTTGTAAGCGTCATCAAGCCGAATGAGCGAAACGGCGACCCGGGCGTTGAGGGAGAGAGCGGGCAGCGGCCGGTTCCGGTGCTGCCGGTGCGCGATACGGTCCTGTTTCCTCATGCCGTGTTGCCTCTGACGGTGGGGCGGGACAGCTCGATCCAGTTGATTCAGTCGCTGGGCGAGGAGAAGACGATTCTGGTGGTGGCGCAGCGTGATGCGCGGCAGGATACGCCGCAGCCGGCAGACCTGTATGCCGTGGGCACGCGGGCGACGGTGCATAAGGTTGTGAAGATGCCCAACCAGAGCCTGTTTGTGTTCACGGAAGGCAATGAGCGTGTGCATCTGGGCGAGTTTTCGCAGCTGACGCCGTTTATGGTGGCGGACTGCGAGACGATTATCGAGCCGGAGCCGCTGAAGACGCCGGAGATGGAGGCGTTGCAGCGCAATGTGGTGAGCCAGTTTCAGACGATTGTGACGTCGTCGCCGACGCTGTCGGACGACTTGCAGACGATTGCGATCAATATTGAAGAGCCGGGGCGGCTGGCGGACTTTATTGCTTCGAGCCTGCCGTTTCTGACGACGCTCGATAAGCAGGAGCTGCTGGAGACGCCGGACATTGCGGCGCGGCTGGAGCGCATCAACAAACATCTGGCGAAGGAGCTTGAGGTGCAGCAGTTGCGCAACAAGATCCAGAGCGAGGTGCAGGACTCGGTGCAGAGTTCGCAGCGGGACTACTATCTGCGCGAGCAGTTGAAGGCGATTCAGAAGGAGCTGGGCGATCAGGATGATACCCAGAAGGACATCGCGGAGCTGAAGGAGAAGATTGAAGCGGCCGGGATGCCGGAGGAAGTGAAGAAGGAGACGCTGAAGGAGCTGGGGCGGCTGAGCCGGATGAATCCGATGGCTGCCGACTACGGCCTGACGCGGAACTATGTGGAGTGGCTGGCGGTGCTGCCGTGGTCGAAGACTTCTTCGGGCGAGGTGGACATTAAGAAGGCGAAGGAGACGCTGGATACGGACCACTACGGCTTGAAGAAGGTGAAGGAGCGGATTCTGGACTACCTGAGTGTGCGGCGTTTGAAGCCGGATATGAAGGGGCCGATTCTGTGCTTCGTCGGGCCTCCGGGCGTGGGTAAGACGAGCCTGGGGCGGTCGATTGCGAAGGCGCTGGGGCGGAAGTTCTCGCGGATTTCGCTGGGCGGCATGCATGATGAGGCGGAGCTGCGCGGGCACAGGCGCACGTACATTGGCGCGCTGCCGGGGCAGATTATTCAGCACCTCAAGAGAGTTGAGGTGAAGGACCCGGTCTTCATGCTGGACGAGATCGATAAGCTGGGCCGCGATTTTCGCGGTGATCCGGCGTCGGCGCTGCTTGAGGTGCTGGACCCGGAGCAGAACAATACGTTTCGCGATAACTATCTGGACCAGCCGTTTGATTTGAGCAAGGTGCTGTTTATCTGCACGGCGAACCAGCTGGATACGATTCCGGGGCCGCTGCTGGACCGGATGGAGATTATTGAGCTGACCGGCTACACGGAAGAGGAGAAGGTGAATATTGCTGAGACCTATCTGATTCCTCGGCAGATTAAAGAGAACGGTGTGGACCCGGCGCTGATTGATTTTCCGCGCGCGAGCATTGCTGTGGTTGCCAGGCACTACACGCGTGAGTCGGGCGTAAGGAAGCTGGAGCAGCAGATTGGAACGATCTGCAGAAAGGTGGCGAGGCGGATTGCGGAAGGCCGCACGGAGAAGGTGTTGATTACGCCGGAGGTGATTAAGGAGTTTCTGGGCGGGGTCAAGGTTCGTGTGGATACGGAGATTGCGGAGCGGACGAAGCGGCCTGGCGTGGCTGTGGGGCTGGCGTGGACTCCGGCGGGCGGCGATGTGCTGTTCATCGAAGCGAACCGGATGAAGGGCAAGGGCAGCTTCACGATCACGGGACAGATCGGCGATGTGATGAAGGAGTCGATGCAGGCGGCGCTGACGTGGGTCAGGTCGAACGCGCAGGAGCTTGGACTCGATGAGGACTTCACGAAGGACATCGATCTGCATATTCACGTGCCGGCGGGGGCGATTCCGAAGGATGGGCCTTCGGCGGGCGTGACGATGGCGACGGCGCTGGTGAGTCTGCTGACGGATACGCCGGTGCATCCGCTGACGGCGATGACGGGCGAGATTACGCTGAGCGGCAATGTGCTGCCGGTCGGCGGGATCAAGGAGAAGTTTCTGGCGGCGAAACGCGTGGGCGTGCGCGATGTGATCATGCCGACGGAGTGCAGGCAGCAGGTGGAGGAAGACCTGACTCCGGACCAGATTGAAGGCGTGACGATTCATTACGCGTCGCGGATTGAGGATGTGCTGGCTGTGGCGCTGCCGAAGTCTCCGCGGGAAAAGGTGGAGGATGAGGTGGTGCGGGAAGAGGTGCTGCACGCCGGGGTGTAA